TAACTAACTATTTAGAAAGCAGTTCGGATCTTCTACTGCTTGATTACGTCATTTTTAAGCTTATAAGTAAATTAAATACTCGCGTGCTGCAATTGTTTGCAAAGCTATAGAAAGTAAAATTGTTTCGTTACAATTATCGGAGAGGTGAGTTTCAGTGTGTCTACATAACAGACAGGATGCAGTTTAAACTGGCTGCAGTTTCGACTTCATTCCGATTCTCTTTACCCACGAATCATTATTAAGACACGTCAGTGAACCCTGAAGGCATCACGTTTGTGTGGAAGAGCGGCTTGAGGCGGCTGAACTAGTGGATTAAGCTCGGGCAGCCAGCGAGCCGGTTATTAAATTGAGGTAAGAAGCCGGGTGGTTACAAGTAGTGGATGTATTGTGTCGTTTTAATGCAATATATGATGTAGGAGTCGGCTTCGTTTTAACACAATCTCGGGTAATGGCTGCCGCGGACTCCCAGGAAGTCAGCATAGGAGAAGTAGCTAACTCACGTAGCTAATGCTAACCACCTTACTTTCTACAAACACCCAGCCCACCAGCTGTTCGGCCCGCGTCCTTCTTACATAAACAAGCTAATTGGATTGTCGCCATTTTCTTTTCAGTACGGCACATGTACTGAAACAACAGCAATAGTGAATGTAAATGGTTGAGCTATCTGTCTCAACATCGGCAGAGGCTCTCAGATCAACTCTCGTTAGCTGTTATCTTCGCTGTCAGCTGCTGTTCTGGGACAATAATAAAGCAGCACAGTCCCGATTCATGCCTCATATTGTGTATGCTGTCATAAGTAAGAGGGCAGTGTGAGGAATGTCTCTCTCCCCGTCTGCCCATCTGTACACACCGGCTCTCTTACTTACGGATCGGTGCATCACAAAAGGCCTCTTAGCTTAAGTTTAATAAACTGGCACACTTACTCTAAGCTATGTATAGTGTGTGGCCCACTTTATGTACATAAGCCTTTTCTAGCTGTGTTTATCTGTCTGGATTATACAGCACTATACTGGACTATTAAGCAATGAACGCGTTTTTTATCCGATTTATCCAgatttttatcagtgaggttagAAGTCTTTAATATCTCGGAGTCGTTGTATTGTGTGcttattattcattattaaaCTAGTTCATACTGCTTCCCACAGGCGAGCCGTCATCATGACTACTCTGGATGACAAGATCCtgggagagaagctgcagtaTTACTACAGCAGCAGTGAGGATGAAGGCAGCGACAATGATGATGAGGATGGGGAGAACAAGACCATTAGGGATGCTGAAGTCACGGAACCCGAGATAGACTACAGCGCAGATGGAAGTGCTGTGAACACAGGTTGTACAAACAGATGTAGTGCATtcacaggaaagaaaaaaaaattgatccCTTGTCACAAGGCAGCAGCCCAAAATGACATCTAAATAAATTATCTGGTTAtttttgacaaataaaaatgtcagaaactttttttttaaaaaatccttgGAGCTTCCCTCATTTTTAAGCCATCCTTGTGTTTGACTTTAATCGATCTTTCATCTGTGTCATAAGAATATAGAGTGTGTTATGGTAACAGTGGCTGTTCTGTGTCAGGGCCCAAGGGTGTGATCAATGACTGGAGGAAGTACAAGCAGCTTGAGGTGGAGCAGAAACAAGAGCAGAAGAAGGAGATGGAAAGACTGATCAAGAAGCTGTCGATGACATGCCGCTCTAACCTTGACCAGGAAAAGGACCAAGAGAAACAGAAGGCACTTCAGGAAAAAATCCAAGGCAAAGTAAGTAAATCAGACTAACAGAAGACACATGAAAGACCTCTGAAAACCCTCGTTTAGCTCAGACCTATTGTTGCTGATCAGTGGCATCCCTCCTGGGGTGAATGTAGGCAAAGAGCTGATTATCAAGGACAGCGTGAACatggtaaaacaaaaaaacttctaTTTTCTAGACTCTGCACCATTGATTGTATTTGTGGATGGAACAAACAACATACATCATATACTCAATAGGCTCaagatgctttttctttttttctttaatgaatAAAACTCGGTCTAGTTTATTCCAGTTTTTGTCCATAGTCCACTCTCTCCTGGCTGTAGATTCATATTCAAAGAATACAAAGAAGTGTGAATTGTGTTGCACACACTCGTCTGATTTTGTGTGTTCATTCCTGTCTGCTTCACAGATGACCATGCAGGAGTACAACATGCTTCAggaagaagaggatgatgaAGAATTCCTCCAGCATTACCGCATGCAGCGCATCGAAGAGATGCGGCGCCAGCTGTGCCGCGGCAAGCGTTTTGAGCAGGTCTACGAGCTAAACAGTGGGGAGGAGTTCTTAGAGGCTTTAGACAAAGAGGACAAAAGCACCCTGGTCATGATCCACATCTACGAGCCGGACGTCCCGGGCTGCGAGGCCATGAGCGGCAGCCTGATGTGTCTAGCTCAGGAATACCCGCTGGTCAAGTTCTGCAGCGTGCGCAGCTCAGCCATCAGCACCAGCGCACTGTTCAGAGACAGCGCTCTGCCTGCTCTGCTCGTTTACAAAGCCGGGGACCTGATCGGCAACTTTGTGCGGCTCACAGATCAGCTCGGGGAAGACTTCTTTGCCGTAGACCTGGAGGCCCTGCTGCGGGAGTACGGCTTGCTGCCCGAAAAGCCTCCCGTCATCCCAAAGATGGTTCGCAACGGAGCCATCATACAGAGCACTGTGAGCGACGAGGACTCTGACCTTGATATAGACTAGAGCCATAGCTTCTAACATGTATGATATGCTTGGGAAAACTGTGTACACAGATGTGGCCCCTCTGTAGCAACAGAGCGAGCCTTGACTGACACCTCACCACTCACGCAGCCACACACAACCAGCATTAAAGCAGAACCAAAAGTGAGTGCAGACACCACAACTTAGTGCATTTCATCCTATCATTCCATAGTAAATATGAGTTATTTGATGAGTGTAAATATCATTATCAGAGGGTTTCAGAATACTGTAGATGTTTTACGTTTTGTTTGAGCTGACAACTTTACCTATTTATTGTGTTAAACCACATTGCCGTGTATTCATGTGCTTCACTGTGTAGAATAGAAAACCTTTGGGCCAAACTAACTATTAGTTAATTTTCTAACTTTTATATGTGCTCCACCATATCAAATAGTCAGGACAATAAAGTGTAAAGTGTTTGGACTTGgtattttgttgtctttttatttGCTGGAATCTGTGTAAAGTTTAAACTGCATCATCAACAttattcagtttaattcagttGTACTTTTGTAGTGCCAAAATCTgcctttatattgtaagttaaAGACCCTGCAATGTTAGAAGGACAAGCCCCAACAAGCAGTTATGAGCGatcacttggtgacagtgggaaggaaaaactccctttcaacaggaagaaacctccaggctcaggttgaatcagccatctgctgcaagtgggtgaggggagggagacgggATGAAAGAAACACTGTGGAAGAGGGCCAGAGGTTAGTAAAAACTAACGATtagaggtgagtgaagaagaaacactcattGCATCATgggaggtctttaagataagatgggaccTGATTATTCAGGATGTTTTATGTGAGGAATTTAAATTCGATGTGCTTTCTTATATAAAAAGAAGGGGTGGCACTAAAAGTGTCCTGAACTAAATGAATTCTAAAAGTCCTCTATCAAGCTTGTGATGGAGCAGAACTTGCAAAGAGGTAaacaaactattttattttttaaaaacaggtaATCAGGTGATTGCAATAATAATTACCAATGTGCTGGTGATATTTACATATTGCGTAAAAGAAAAGTGCCTGGAGGCGTTTCAAGATGACTGCCAAGTGGTTCAACTGAAGAACGACTTTGGCTgctttaacattttattgtttttaaaacaggAACTGGTGAACAACGTAAAGCGTTGGGGTAGAAGTGTTTAAGGTGAAAACACCTGAGTGATAACTAGTGTTGTTGAAACTGGAGGGCCAAGAgtgccaaaatgaattaaataagtaaataaataataaattacacATTTCAGTAATTAACTATTTCAAATTGGAAATAATCTATTACATCTTTTCAAATAAATTCATTGATATTTCAGTAATTATTTCTATTTCAttacttagttttttttaaattggaaagaattattgtttcattttatagcAGGTAAAGTGGCTTTAGCTGTACTCAGGCAAACACAAAAAATTAGCAgttagctttatttttcagtaaAGTTCACAGCATTTCCATTTAGAGTTACAAAAACCAACTTTCTGAGTTCAGCTTagttataaacatttattgtaTTTCATTAATACAATAAATGGCTAAAAAGTAAGGCAACTCCCTGTGTTTAACCTGCTCTCAGTCTGCTTTCTACACCCACATGAACTTTTCGCTCCAGTGAATCCTCCCCAGAGGTGATTTGTACACAGGATTGACAGGTCAACTCTTCAAATCTTGTCGGCTCAATAATTCCTCTGAACAGGAAGAGCGGTGGCATCGACACTCGCTGTTCAACCATATTAAATTGCACAATACAGCCTGCAGCGGCCATGAGGAGTTGACTCAACTTTTCTGACATCAGACCGCTGCAGCCTACAAGCATCTCATCAttatcagcagcagctgcagcagcatcagcagGCGTATGAGGTGTGCTCCGTGACCGTGGAGAGGAGCTGCTGAGCCATGCAGGCCATGCCCACAAAAGGTGTTTTCCAGCAGGAGGTGGGTTTctgcactgatacctgccaggAAAGGAGAAATTCTGTCACACTTTGTCAGCTGGGGTGTGCATTAGGCAGCTGGTTTATCCCAAAGTGCAACTCATTAACCCTCTGCTGTCCACACAGCCATGAAATCAATGCAAACTAATGCAGTGAGCACAGCTCTGTGAAGTCACGGGAGTAGTTTCAGCCAGCTGCAGACATACACACCATGTTCTGACCATTCGTCCCACAGATGCTGGACATCTTCATCATGATGTTCATGGTGATGATCTGGGTCTGTATCAAAAACAGAGAATTGCTCTGTTAATATCTTTTATTCTGCGAACAGCACAgactatatgaaaaaaaaatgcaaaacatccTGCATCCTAATCGAGCCCTGAAGTGCTAATGTGTATGCAGAGAGTGCACGAGTTAACACAAAGAGCCGGGAGAGGATTAAAACATACAGAACAGGAGTAAATGAAAGGGGAAAAGCCGTTTTGACCTTGGACGCCAACATTTCATCCCCATACACTGTCTCAAAATCAGCTTCTGTGCAATTGTCTCTCATTTCAGCTCAaagatgttgtttttgtgtacaAGAATATGTGCAGTGAAAAATGGAGTAGGAGACACTAAAGatataaaaaaagacttttgtAACAAAGAAAAGGATCAGAATTAAACACACAAACGTGAAGATTTTATTTCCCATTTGAATTATTTTCTTGCACTATGgatttttcatttaaagaaCATAAATTCCTCAAAGGAACGTTTTATTATTTCATCTTAACCATCAtcgttttgagttatttttattaaaaaccaaaaccaagCTCAGCCTGCCCACCTGTATTTACAGATAACATAAAGAGGACTCTGTACCATTTGAGTGAAGCCACAGCATCCGTTTGAGCTCTCTGAGGGCCTTGGTGAGGTTCTCCAGCTGGTCATGGAGGTGGATGTTCTCCTCTATCAGCGCATGGATCGTATCCTGCAGTTCAAAACCCTGACTTTCCAGCACCAGCAGCGTCAGGGTTACCAGCAAAAGCCTTAGTGTCCTCATAGCGACTGCAGCACAAAGCTTCTGTCACATCTTCACAGTAACCCAGCGATCCTTGTCACAGGTGAAGACAGGAATAAATGGTCGGTGCAGATATTGTCAGCTTAAACACGGCAGGGGTGGGAGTGACAATGGTTCTTTCTTTCCAAAGCCATGGGTGGAAAGCTGCCAGTGGGCTGCTTTTAAATCAATCCAATGTTTCCGTATCACTAAGTGCAGTAGCAGAAGCAGATTGCTTCAGTGTGATCGTCCTCAAATACAAATACGATCTATGATAACAACGGATCATCAGGGGAGGGAGTTCGGGAGGAGGTACTCCCTATTCATTAACATACAAAACACTGGAAACAAATTTCAATCTAAAAATCACAATTGTAGCTTTTAAGTAAACTCTCAGTAGCAGCAGCATCTAAAGCTAAAGCCTGTCATGTATGGGCAGAAACTTGGATAATCAGTCTTACTCGCCCATTTTCCACTTACTGCCACATTTGTAGTTGTGACAAAACTAATGGCCGTCACAAGGAAACTGCACACCTGTCAAAAGTAACATGtaactttttttctgcttccataCATCTACACAGCTCATCAGGACTGTTTTCGGACCCGTGGAAGTGAATTATCACttgagaaaaaacaaattattgtggGGAAGAAAAACATCCATTTATGTGCATCAATTcctcagacacaaacactgcttTAAAAATATAACCACATCGGATACCTGCGCAGATCACTGATCTAAAGAAGCTCATGCTCAAAATTGAAGACTCAGGACACTGTAGTGTTTTTTCCAAACAAAaacccttttatttatttatcatgtgAATGAGTTTATGCGGTCTTGGCAGCCCTGGTGCGCTTCTTTTTGACCACAACAGGCTTCTGGCTCTTCAGGATAGCGCTGGCACGACGCAGGGCAGCCTGGGGAAACAAATGAGACGTAAATGTTGTTCTTAAACTTtgacacaaacaaaaatgcCAGCTATTTAAAGTTTCAGCCTCCCCAAAACCACAGATTAAGCTCACCATACGCAGGTCCTTCCTGTATTTGTTCTTGCGAATGATGTGCCTCAAGCTGTTGAGGGTGGCACGGGAATTCTTGTTGATGGTGACCTTGACATAGGAGTTGGCAGGTTTGTTCTGGCCTGTGCATCAAGAGAACAAAATGAGCATCCAATGTATCCAATGATCCAAAAATATGGATTTTCCAAGAAGAAAACCACATTTCTGTATACTGTGATATACACAATAGGCAGAATCTAATACTTCTGCAGTTGTCATCCTTGTCATATCTCactgtacaacacaaaataATGTATCTAGTTATAAATTTTAACAACTtccttcccccccccctcccattAATGGAAATTCATTAGGCATCCATAGATGACAAACGTTGCTGCTACCTGATGCATAAGGAGCATTTGAAATATTTGTGTTCAAATACTCCTTAAAGTTACTGAAGAGAGGATCGTTTGTCCAGTCTGAGTCTGGACAATACTATTACTCAAACGTTAATGAACCAGCATTACTCATTTACCTGCACGCTTCTTCAGCACCACGACGACACCCTTGCCGTCGGCTGCAGGCTGCACACCTACAGTCTTCTTGTGCACCAACCCATTGAAGCGGAAAGAGTTCCTGGCCTTCAGGTTGTTGGGCTCCTGtcacaaaacaaagacattcaGATCACTGGCatgcatttatttaattatctTGCCTGATCCTGCTGTTAGGCTAGGGAGGTAATGCGgtatattttaataaacattacCAGGACATTTAAAAATCTCAACAATTTGATCTTCAGCAATATAAATATTTACGGATGCTAGCCAACTAGCATTTCCAGTGCCACCTTCAACTAATCTCACATCTTTAGCCAGAATTATGTCACAAACACAGATACAGTCCAAGCCTATGTGGCATATCCTGTCAGCTCAGCTaatatgcaattctcaaacacTAACAGCAGATTGTCTTGCAATGTTTTGTTAGTATGTTAAGGTAATGTACAAAGCCTGGGATCCGTGTTTTAAGTCTAAGTTATTTGTGTCCCTACCATACCACACTGTACATCACTGCTCAAACCCAGTTTCAGTACTAAAGCAAACTTTCTGGGTGCGTAATCGCACGTTTGGTCAGGTTCTTCAGAGCAGGTTTTGTACTCACAGTGCTGTAGGTCTGTCCGTTCCTCTTGATGAGGAAGCTGGAGCAGTTCCTGATGACCATCCACTGCAAATGGGACGACATGGTGAACCTGTGTAAAAGAGGGAAAGTTTTTTCTTGAAAATCTGGAAGACGAAAAACCCTGACAGGCG
The Maylandia zebra isolate NMK-2024a linkage group LG7, Mzebra_GT3a, whole genome shotgun sequence DNA segment above includes these coding regions:
- the rpl28 gene encoding large ribosomal subunit protein eL28 isoform X1, whose product is MFTMSSHLQWMVIRNCSSFLIKRNGQTYSTEPNNLKARNSFRFNGLVHKKTVGVQPAADGKGVVVVLKKRAGQNKPANSYVKVTINKNSRATLNSLRHIIRKNKYRKDLRMAALRRASAILKSQKPVVVKKKRTRAAKTA
- the pdcl gene encoding phosducin-like protein — its product is MTTLDDKILGEKLQYYYSSSEDEGSDNDDEDGENKTIRDAEVTEPEIDYSADGSAVNTGPKGVINDWRKYKQLEVEQKQEQKKEMERLIKKLSMTCRSNLDQEKDQEKQKALQEKIQGKMTMQEYNMLQEEEDDEEFLQHYRMQRIEEMRRQLCRGKRFEQVYELNSGEEFLEALDKEDKSTLVMIHIYEPDVPGCEAMSGSLMCLAQEYPLVKFCSVRSSAISTSALFRDSALPALLVYKAGDLIGNFVRLTDQLGEDFFAVDLEALLREYGLLPEKPPVIPKMVRNGAIIQSTVSDEDSDLDID
- the rpl28 gene encoding large ribosomal subunit protein eL28 isoform X2 — translated: MSSHLQWMVIRNCSSFLIKRNGQTYSTEPNNLKARNSFRFNGLVHKKTVGVQPAADGKGVVVVLKKRAGQNKPANSYVKVTINKNSRATLNSLRHIIRKNKYRKDLRMAALRRASAILKSQKPVVVKKKRTRAAKTA
- the LOC143412436 gene encoding uncharacterized protein LOC143412436 — encoded protein: MRTLRLLLVTLTLLVLESQGFELQDTIHALIEENIHLHDQLENLTKALRELKRMLWLHSNDPDHHHEHHDEDVQHLWDEWSEHGISAETHLLLENTFCGHGLHGSAAPLHGHGAHLIRLLMLLQLLLIMMRCL